In Carya illinoinensis cultivar Pawnee chromosome 16, C.illinoinensisPawnee_v1, whole genome shotgun sequence, a single window of DNA contains:
- the LOC122299007 gene encoding early nodulin-like protein 3, with amino-acid sequence MIAREFLVGGKTKAWIIPAFDSKSLNKWAEGSRFQIGDSLVWNYDPSKNSLLQVSEKDYESCSTSSPIAVYKDGNTKVKLDRSGPLYFISGIEGHCEKGQKLKNNSCNHECVSVI; translated from the exons ATGATTG CTAGAGAATTCTTGGTTGGAGGCAAGACCAAAGCTTGGATAATCCCAGCCTTTGACTCAAAATCCCTTAACAAATGGGCCGAAGGCTCACGTTTTCAAATCGGAGACTCACTAG TCTGGAACTATGATCCAAGCAAGAACTCTCTGCTTCAAGTGAGCGAAAAGGACTACGAGAGTTGCAGTACTTCGAGTCCTATAGCAGTATACAAAGATGGGAACACCAAGGTGAAGCTTGATAGATCAGGGCCATTATATTTTATCAGTGGAATTGAAGGCCACTGCGAGAAGggccaaaaattgaaaaataatagttgCAATCATGAATGTGTAAGTgtcatataa
- the LOC122299724 gene encoding disease resistance protein RPV1-like isoform X4 gives MAVQGASSSSLSSFTHRWKYDVFLSFRGEDTRNNFTAHLYAALVQRGINTYRDDDKLQRGEEISQALSDAIESSRISVVVLSKKYASSRWCLEELAMIIDCKKTKQQIVLPVFYDVDPTEVRHQSGSFGKAWAKLKDETEDETKLQRWKSALTEVANLAGFPLGGRNESEFIQEVVRTVFKVVKPKDLNGVSEHLVGMQSRVQYVHNKLSSVEVKDTTRILGIFGVGGVGKTTLAKEIYNSFLNQFQYSCFLANVRETSEQGKVLIRLQETLLREILGDSSLKVQNEDEGMGLIKKMLLSKKVLLLLDDVDQLSQVEKLLGDCDRLGDWLGLGSLIIITTRDEGLLTNYNVHLPYKMKELYQDEARRLFCWNAFKKEEPSQGFAELTENFLRYAGGLPLALKVLGSYLYKREEIKFWEDALEKYKRILPDDIQGKLRIGYDGLEESEKNIFLDIACFFAGEREEYVTNILDGCGFFSHTGIPILREKSLITIDEYQCINMHDLLKVMGKEIVRKESDKDPGKRTRLWFHEDVRYVLEQNKGTNNIEGILIDLRPKEDLIHLSPGAFEKMPNLRVLINRNALFSKLPNYFSDKLRVLDFYNYHGTSLPSNFNGKNLVDLRMTMCKLKSLGNKFKNFQNLKLLIFEECDFLNIIPDTSGLPNLKQLSISRCVRLVEVDQSIGSHGNLVQLTIDNCPKLNSFPSSFNSRSLKFLTVNRCGSQLSFPEIGLEIKCLQVFGWNFTGLKELPPTGNLTQPRYLNLEVKESNTKLTDYLRLRNLRPSKLDSSKFTNCFSTLVNLYLLGSTFVILPGWMDRFVRLRRLCLSQCKKLKKIEVLPPNIESVDAVGCTSLESFPEISKRFEFNTSNLSELHSINLYGCSKMLVNVGSHVAAILRPQPQKRPRNEGLLFPGNKIPNWFDHCKETSSSCSSDIFIELLNPSVINGILTCAVFTYTHEVEFDQLFFISITVNYDGRRLGIIDKTHCLKASDGQHVWLDFYDLEPFTLAKGSLQIRFECNSNGTLLKHCGVHLVRNDEKNAKSYYSDYSDSENDDDEECYSHSEDDDDEEYYSMDDNLEDGDKD, from the exons ATGGCCGTTCAAGGtgcttcttcctcttcccttTCTTCTTTTACTCATAGGTGGAAGTACGATGTATTCTTGAGCTTTAGAGGTGAGGATACTCGTAACAATTTTACTGCCCATCTATATGCTGCTTTAGTTCAAAGAGGCATAAACACATACAGAGATGACGACAAGCTTCAAAGAGGGGAAGAAATCTCACAAGCACTTTCCGATGCTATCGAAAGCTCAAGGATTTCAGTTGTAGTACTCTCAAAAAAGTATGCATCATCGAGATGGTGCTTGGAAGAGTTGGCGATGATCATCGATtgtaaaaaaacaaagcaacaaATAGTTCTACCAGTGTTTTACGATGTAGATCCAACAGAGGTACGACATCAGAGTGGGAGTTTCGGAAAAGCATGGGCTAAGCTTAAAGATGAGACCGAGGATGAGACGAAGTTACAGAGGTGGAAATCAGCCCTTACAGAAGTGGCCAACTTGGCTGGGTTCCCTTTAGGAGGCAG GAACGAATCTGAATTTATCCAAGAAGTTGTTCGAACGGTTTTTAAAGTAGTTAAGCCTAAAGATTTAAACGGCGTTTCCGAGCATCTAGTTGGAATGCAGTCTAGAGTACAGTACGTCCATAATAAGCTTTCAAGTGTAGAAGTGAAAGACACTACACGCATACTAGGGATCTTTGGAGTTGGTGGAGTCGGTAAGACAACTCTGGCTAAAGAGATCTACAACTCATTTCTTAACCAGTTTCAATATAGTTGTTTTCTTGCCAACGTGAGAGAAACTTCAGAGCAAGGGAAGGTTTTAATTCGTTTGCAAGAGACACTTCTTCGTGAGATCCTAGGAGACTCGAGTTTGAAGGTTcaaaatgaagatgaaggaatgggtctcataaaaaaaatgcttttgaGTAAAAAGGTTCTTTTActtcttgatgatgtggatcAATTGTCCCAAGTTGAAAAGTTACTTGGAGATTGTGATAGGCTTGGTGATTGGCTTGGTTTAGGtagtttaattattataacaaCAAGAGATGAAGGTTTATTAACCAATTATAATGTTCATCTACCATACAAGATGAAGGAATTGTATCAAGATGAAGCTCGTCGGCTGTTTTGTTGGAATGCCTTCAAAAAGGAAGAACCTAGCCAAGGTTTTGCAGAACTCACAGAAAATTTTTTGCGTTATGCTGGGGGCCTTCCATTGGCTTTAAAGGTGCTGGGgtcatatttatataaaagagaagaaattaaattttggGAAGATGCTCTAGAAAAGTACAAAAGAATTCTTCCCGATGATATTCAAGGCAAGCTTAGAATAGGCTATGATGGTTTGGAAGAAAGTGAGAAGAATATTTTCTTGgacattgcatgtttctttgcaGGGGAACGTGAAGAATATGTTACTAACATACTTGATGGTTGTGGTTTCTTTTCCCATACTGGTATCCCAATACTAAGGGAGAAGTCTCTCATAACCATTGATGAGTATCAATGCATAAACATGCATGATTTACTCAAAGTTATGGGCAAAGAAATTGTTCGTAAAGAGTCAGACAAAGATCCTGGAAAACGCACTAGGTTGTGGTTTCATGAAGATGTTCGTTATGTACTTGAACAAAATAAG GGAACAAACAACATTGAAGGCATACTGATAGACTTGCGCCCTAAAGAGGATTTGATACACTTGAGTCCTGGAGCTTTCGAAAAGATGCCGAATCTCAGAGTACTCATAAATCGCAATGCACTTTTTTCAAAACTGCCTAATTATTTCTCCGACAAGTTGAGGGTGCTTGATTTTTACAACTATCATGGTACATCTCTTCCATCAAACTTTAATGGAAAGAACCTGGTTGATTTAAGAATGACTATGTGCAAGCTCAAATCATTGGGAAATAAATTCAAG aactTTCAGAATTTGAAACTTCTGATATTTGAAGAGTGTGATTTCCTAAATATAATTCCCGATACGTCGGGGCTTCCAAATTTAAAGCAATTGAGCATTTCGAGGTGCGTAAGATTAGTTGAGGTAGATCAATCTATTGGATCCCATGGTAACCTCGTCCAGTTGACAATTGACAATTGCCCTAAACTTAATAGTTTTCCAAGTTCCTTCAACTCGAGATCTCTGAAATTTCTTACTGTTAATCGTTGCGGAAGCCAGTTATCCTTTCCTGAAATTGGGCTAGAAATAAAATGTTTACAAGTGTTTGGATGGAACTTCACTGGTCTAAAGGAACTGCCTCCTACTGGGAATCTCACTCAACCTCGATATTTAAATCTAGAAGTCAAAGAAAGTAATACGAAACTGACAGATTATTTGAGACTTCGCAATCTACGTCCATCAAAATTAGATTCCTCCAAGTTTACCAACTGCTTCTCCACACTGGTAAACTTGTATCTATTAGGAAGTACTTTCGTTATCCTTCCCGGATGGATGGATCGATTTGTTCGATTGAGGAGACTTTGTTTATCTCAATGcaagaaactcaaaaaaatcgAAGTTCTTCCCCCAAATATAGAATCCGTAGATGCTGTAGGATGCACGTCATTGGAAAGTTTTCCAGAAATATCAAAGAGGTTTGAATTCAATACCAGCAACTTGAGTGAACTACATTCGATCAACTTGTATGGATGCTCTAAAATGCTTGTAAACGTTGGGAGTCATGTGGCAGCTATTCTAAGGCCCCAGCCCcag AAACGTCCAAGGAATGAGGGCCTTCTATTTCCAGGAAATAAGATTCCAAATTGGTTCGACCATTGCAAGGAGACTTCAAGTAGTTGTTCAagtgatatatttattgaacTGCTTAATCCTAGTGTGATTAATGGAATCCTTACATGTGCTGTTTTCACCTATACCCATGAAGTTGAATTTgatcaacttttttttatttcaattacgGTCAACTATGATGGTAGACGTCTGGGTATTATAGACAAAACACATTGTTTAAAGGCCTCAGACGGCCAGCATGTATGGTTGGATTTCTACGATCTAGAGCCTTTTACCCTAGCGAAGGGAAGTCTGCAAATTCGTTTTGAATGCAATTCAAATGGAACACTCTTAAAGCATTGCGGAGTCCATCTGGTACGCAATGACGAGAAGAATGCTAAGAGTTATTATTCGGACTATTCAGACTCAgagaatgatgatgatgaggagtGCTATTCACACTCAGAGGATGACGATGACGAGGAGTACTATTCAATGGATGACAATTTAGAGGATGGCGACAAGGATTAA